In Saccharicrinis fermentans DSM 9555 = JCM 21142, a genomic segment contains:
- a CDS encoding SusC/RagA family TonB-linked outer membrane protein, which translates to MQSYTYTEDRFYGTSTYYVNNNVEADYQGSPAARIRKRKKDSFRNTNSLNYDFKNVINDDTHSLKLLIGQELLESEQSELTNIIQGYPSFFTSSEVFRLTSQGNPLSTDNIISADDKLLSFFGRVNYGYQGKYLLSATFRADGSSKFGNGNRWGYFPSAAVAWRISEEGFMQSTASILSNLKLRLSYGTAGNNNIPSGQLMQEFNSGSTTYINNVDSYWAVSSRMANPDLVWETTVTRNTGLDYGLFNNRLNGSFEAYLNTTTDLLIDFPVSGTGYSSQFRNMGETENKGFEASINWIAIDQPKYGLSIGFNIAMNRNQINSLGMMEDYGVSSGWASTEIGNDYWIAKGAPVGQIRGYLSDGRYEVSDFESYDASAGKWVLKEGVANTDLIGDIRPGSMKLKDTDGDFDVDQDDVRIIGDVNPLGTGGFNIAGRFYGFDLSAVFSYSYGNDVYNANKIEYTSTSRYPYRNMIDMMAEGERWVNIDDEGQLVNDPAQLEAMNENTTMWSPYMDRYVLSDWAVEDASFLRLNTLTLGYSIPKSLTQKVHINNMRFYATCNNVFVLTNYSGFDPEVSTRRSTPLTPGVDYSPYPKSRQFIFGLNLNF; encoded by the coding sequence CTGCAATCCTATACCTATACTGAAGATCGTTTTTATGGTACCAGTACTTATTATGTGAATAATAATGTGGAGGCTGATTATCAGGGGTCACCAGCCGCTAGGATACGCAAAAGAAAGAAAGACTCCTTTAGAAATACAAACTCTTTAAATTATGATTTTAAAAATGTAATAAATGACGATACGCATTCTTTAAAACTACTTATTGGGCAAGAGCTTTTAGAATCGGAACAAAGTGAATTGACCAATATTATACAGGGATATCCATCATTTTTTACATCCAGTGAAGTGTTTAGGTTGACTTCGCAGGGAAATCCATTGAGTACCGATAATATCATTAGTGCAGATGATAAGTTGTTGTCATTTTTTGGAAGGGTAAATTATGGTTATCAAGGTAAATATTTGCTTTCTGCAACCTTCAGAGCTGATGGATCCAGTAAATTTGGAAACGGAAACCGTTGGGGATATTTCCCCTCAGCGGCTGTTGCCTGGCGAATCTCTGAGGAAGGTTTTATGCAAAGCACGGCCTCTATACTGAGTAACCTAAAATTACGACTAAGTTACGGAACAGCAGGTAATAATAATATTCCTTCAGGTCAGTTGATGCAGGAATTCAATTCTGGTTCTACCACTTATATTAATAATGTTGACTCTTACTGGGCAGTATCTTCTCGTATGGCGAACCCTGATTTGGTGTGGGAAACAACAGTAACACGTAATACCGGATTAGACTATGGTTTGTTTAATAATAGGCTAAATGGTTCGTTTGAAGCTTACCTGAATACCACGACCGACTTACTCATTGACTTCCCGGTTTCGGGTACTGGTTATTCATCTCAGTTCAGAAATATGGGTGAAACAGAAAATAAAGGTTTTGAGGCATCTATCAACTGGATCGCCATCGATCAACCTAAATATGGTTTGAGTATAGGGTTTAATATTGCGATGAATCGTAACCAGATTAATTCGCTTGGTATGATGGAAGATTATGGAGTATCCTCAGGTTGGGCATCTACCGAAATAGGTAACGATTACTGGATTGCAAAAGGAGCTCCTGTGGGACAAATAAGAGGTTATTTGTCAGATGGTAGATATGAGGTGTCCGATTTTGAAAGTTATGATGCTTCGGCAGGTAAGTGGGTGCTAAAAGAAGGCGTAGCTAATACGGATTTGATAGGTGATATCCGCCCTGGATCGATGAAGCTGAAGGATACAGACGGCGATTTTGATGTTGATCAGGATGATGTGAGAATTATTGGTGATGTAAATCCGCTGGGAACAGGAGGTTTTAATATTGCGGGTCGCTTTTATGGCTTTGATCTTTCTGCTGTATTTAGCTATAGCTATGGAAACGATGTGTATAATGCCAATAAAATTGAGTATACTTCCACCAGTAGATACCCATATCGTAATATGATTGATATGATGGCTGAGGGTGAAAGATGGGTAAATATTGATGATGAAGGACAACTGGTTAATGATCCTGCGCAATTGGAAGCCATGAATGAAAATACAACCATGTGGTCGCCTTACATGGATAGGTATGTATTGAGTGATTGGGCGGTTGAAGATGCATCTTTCCTTCGTCTTAATACATTAACCCTGGGGTATTCCATCCCTAAATCACTCACGCAAAAAGTCCATATCAATAACATGAGGTTTTATGCCACCTGTAACAATGTGTTTGTGCTGACCAATTATAGTGGATTCGACCCTGAGGTATCAACCCGTAGGTCAACCCCGCTTACTCCTGGAGTAGATTATTCTCCTTACCCTAAGAGCAGGCAGTTTATTTTTGGTTTAAACCTTAATTTTTAA
- a CDS encoding SusC/RagA family TonB-linked outer membrane protein: MKKNHLKNGRMVMLSWLMLMFCSMSGFAQVLNGKVTDTQDDPLPGVTVMLKGSSTVGTITDINGMYTLKVNNLKSDVIVVSFIGMETQEIAVDGRSTINIVMTDAYTQLDEVVAVGYGTVKKRDITGSVSSVKGDALEAIPVTSAAQAMAGQMAGVNITTTEGSPDAEVNIRIRGGGSITQDNSPMYIVDGFPVSTISDIPASEIQSIDVLKDASSTAIYGARGANGVIIITTKSGKEGKVSVSYNAYTGIKKIANELDVLSVEDFVRWQYEYAVLKNGMDELDSYEKYFGYYKDIDLYNGQKGNDWMEQVYGRTGTTFSNDLSVKGGSEKFAYNFSYAGVNNKEIMLGSDFDRTNLVLKLDHKPNEKIKISYSVRYSDTEINGGGAIEQTTATPSDSRVKHAMIYSPIPLNGLEDYADEEVSSYMINPLTAVDDNDKKQERTTLNMGGELFLGNHRRINF; the protein is encoded by the coding sequence ATGAAAAAAAATCATTTGAAAAATGGCCGAATGGTCATGCTTAGTTGGCTGATGCTGATGTTTTGCAGCATGAGTGGCTTTGCACAAGTGCTAAATGGCAAGGTAACCGATACTCAGGATGATCCGTTACCGGGTGTTACGGTGATGCTGAAAGGATCCTCTACGGTGGGTACAATTACAGATATCAATGGAATGTATACTTTAAAAGTAAATAATTTAAAATCAGATGTAATTGTTGTTTCTTTTATTGGGATGGAAACCCAAGAAATTGCCGTGGATGGTAGGTCAACAATTAATATAGTGATGACCGACGCCTATACTCAATTGGATGAAGTTGTGGCTGTTGGATATGGAACCGTGAAGAAAAGAGATATTACGGGTTCTGTTTCATCGGTGAAGGGTGATGCGCTGGAAGCCATACCTGTAACTTCGGCTGCTCAGGCGATGGCCGGACAGATGGCCGGAGTTAATATCACTACAACGGAAGGATCTCCTGATGCGGAAGTTAATATTCGTATACGTGGAGGTGGTTCTATTACTCAGGATAATTCGCCTATGTATATTGTAGATGGTTTTCCTGTGAGTACAATTTCCGATATTCCTGCTTCCGAAATACAATCCATCGATGTACTTAAAGATGCTTCCTCTACTGCTATTTATGGAGCTCGTGGTGCCAATGGTGTGATCATTATTACTACTAAAAGCGGAAAAGAAGGGAAAGTCTCTGTGAGTTATAATGCCTATACTGGTATAAAAAAAATAGCCAATGAATTGGATGTGCTCAGCGTGGAGGATTTTGTTCGTTGGCAATATGAGTATGCAGTGCTAAAGAATGGAATGGATGAGCTAGATTCCTATGAAAAGTATTTTGGATATTATAAGGATATAGATCTTTATAATGGACAAAAGGGGAATGACTGGATGGAGCAGGTTTATGGACGAACAGGAACTACCTTTAGTAATGACCTAAGTGTGAAGGGCGGATCAGAGAAATTTGCCTATAACTTTAGCTATGCGGGTGTCAATAACAAAGAAATTATGTTGGGGTCTGATTTTGACCGTACAAACTTAGTCCTAAAGCTGGATCATAAGCCCAATGAGAAAATTAAAATTTCCTATTCGGTGCGTTATTCCGATACGGAAATTAATGGTGGAGGAGCCATTGAGCAAACGACGGCTACACCATCCGATTCTCGCGTAAAGCATGCAATGATATATTCTCCAATTCCATTGAATGGACTAGAGGACTACGCAGATGAGGAGGTGTCGAGTTATATGATTAACCCCCTTACTGCCGTTGATGATAATGATAAAAAACAAGAAAGAACTACCCTGAATATGGGGGGGGAGCTTTTCTTGGGAAATCATAGAAGGATTAACTTTTAA
- a CDS encoding pectate lyase family protein gives MKYFLMFIFGMLWLMPPATCCKNKEVLAFPGAEGAGKLTTGGRGGIVYRVTNLNDDGPGSLRDGIQKKEPRIIVFAVNGYIDLKSRLDINYGDVTIAGQSAPGEGICLRGFGLRINADNVIIRYVRIRPGDAAHTELDALTGMRHKNIIVDHCSLSWATDEVCSLYDNENMSVQWCIISESLNQSYHSKGKHGYGGIWGGMKATFHHNLLAHHTSRNPRLQGARRLSSPQTEHVEIVNNVIYNWQSKCMYAGEQGRYIISANYFKPGPATKASAKYRLLEPYAPYAFFQFSKNILEGNNEVSKDNLKGIQLEKDTISMYFKKSIKSASDYQIESAYHAFERVLKYAGASKVRDKIDKRVIAEVRNGTANGTSHGIIDKPQDAGGWGVMEALDSPEDTDQDGIPNSWEIKNNLNPKDKSDASVYMLDKEYTNIEIYLNSLVSK, from the coding sequence ATGAAGTATTTTTTAATGTTCATCTTTGGGATGCTATGGTTGATGCCTCCTGCTACTTGTTGTAAGAATAAAGAAGTACTTGCCTTTCCCGGAGCGGAAGGAGCAGGTAAATTAACAACAGGTGGCAGAGGGGGTATCGTTTATAGGGTTACTAACTTAAATGATGATGGGCCGGGTAGTTTGCGTGATGGTATACAGAAAAAAGAGCCCCGTATTATTGTTTTTGCGGTCAATGGTTATATTGATTTGAAATCAAGGTTAGATATTAACTATGGTGATGTTACCATTGCCGGGCAATCGGCCCCTGGCGAAGGAATATGTTTGCGAGGATTTGGATTGCGTATTAATGCTGATAATGTGATCATCCGGTATGTAAGAATACGTCCTGGCGATGCTGCTCATACCGAATTAGATGCACTGACAGGTATGAGACATAAGAATATAATCGTGGATCATTGTAGTTTGAGCTGGGCTACCGATGAGGTTTGTTCGTTATATGATAATGAGAACATGAGCGTGCAATGGTGCATTATCAGTGAAAGTTTAAATCAAAGTTACCATTCAAAAGGAAAACATGGTTATGGCGGAATATGGGGAGGTATGAAAGCTACTTTTCATCATAACCTGTTGGCCCATCACACCAGTAGAAATCCGCGTTTACAGGGAGCCAGAAGACTGTCTTCTCCACAAACAGAACATGTAGAAATTGTTAATAATGTGATATATAACTGGCAGTCAAAGTGCATGTATGCGGGAGAGCAAGGAAGGTATATTATTTCGGCCAATTACTTTAAACCCGGGCCGGCAACAAAAGCATCGGCCAAATACAGGTTATTGGAGCCTTATGCCCCATATGCCTTTTTTCAATTTAGCAAAAATATACTGGAGGGAAACAATGAAGTAAGTAAAGATAATCTGAAAGGTATACAGCTCGAGAAAGATACAATATCAATGTATTTTAAGAAATCGATAAAGAGTGCTTCTGATTATCAAATAGAGTCAGCTTATCATGCCTTTGAAAGGGTGTTGAAATATGCAGGAGCCAGTAAAGTACGGGATAAAATAGACAAAAGAGTTATTGCTGAAGTTAGGAATGGAACAGCCAATGGAACATCCCATGGAATTATTGATAAGCCTCAAGATGCTGGTGGCTGGGGTGTAATGGAAGCGCTTGATTCACCAGAAGATACCGATCAGGACGGAATACCAAACTCGTGGGAAATAAAGAATAATCTGAATCCAAAGGATAAATCTGATGCATCGGTTTATATGCTGGATAAAGAATATACAAATATAGAAATCTACTTAAACAGTCTGGTTAGCAAGTGA
- a CDS encoding DUF5123 domain-containing protein, producing the protein MTKILKYTGVLAGFIAMLVFSACDDDISPVVEELDFDRVFTPLELEAKISNQTTVAFDWGFNKGIDSYVLEISDDSLMFANIIHSVSLSPEQTPYVYELPAGDSQYSVRIKGVSGEADDSKWATLAFKSLPENLFANYDVEMTGIGAITLHWKSGKEVSSVVFSSASGDVPYTVTDDEIAAGLKSFVDLPNAVYRIKLMNNDKVRGAIDYVLEGDVLLDEGADIPSAIAAASAGDVILLQAGVSYGFVGDYMIDKSIKIKGLDGKMPVLYTTDGDRMFYIGASMSPADSMVFENLYMSGFVNHDASQGQIRGVFDMEGEACHIGSVKFQGCKLYDMGRQIMRLRGGADQTVGAFVLDDCIIHNLGKSSGSYGVLCGTGTNTNVTHVQISNSTIDSLACHFIRYDKPTACESIIVENCTFNKAPYKSGRYFMDIRDAVISNGVEINNCILGNTSYGDEASIYGVRKSDDIVLSVNDSYVCTDFVNSSYSIVDMCNSLGMSSMDLWSDPDNGDFSFVTDIVAAGDPRWR; encoded by the coding sequence ATGACTAAAATATTAAAATATACAGGAGTCTTAGCTGGCTTTATTGCTATGCTAGTATTTAGTGCCTGTGACGATGATATTAGTCCGGTTGTGGAAGAGCTGGATTTTGACCGTGTTTTTACTCCGTTGGAATTGGAGGCGAAAATTAGTAATCAAACCACTGTTGCATTTGATTGGGGGTTTAATAAAGGAATAGATTCGTATGTGTTGGAAATAAGTGATGATAGTTTGATGTTTGCCAATATTATTCATTCGGTATCTCTTAGTCCTGAACAAACGCCCTATGTTTACGAGTTGCCAGCTGGTGATAGTCAGTATTCAGTGAGGATAAAAGGCGTCAGTGGTGAGGCGGATGACTCTAAATGGGCTACACTGGCTTTTAAATCACTGCCTGAAAACTTATTTGCTAATTATGATGTGGAGATGACAGGTATAGGTGCTATTACGCTTCACTGGAAGTCGGGAAAAGAAGTTTCCTCAGTCGTGTTTTCTTCGGCTTCGGGTGATGTGCCATATACCGTTACGGATGATGAGATAGCTGCGGGACTAAAGAGTTTTGTGGATCTGCCCAATGCTGTTTATCGTATTAAATTGATGAATAATGATAAGGTTAGGGGAGCCATTGATTATGTTTTAGAAGGTGATGTTTTGTTAGATGAGGGTGCTGATATTCCATCTGCCATTGCGGCAGCTTCTGCTGGTGATGTAATATTGCTACAAGCAGGTGTAAGTTATGGTTTTGTGGGAGATTATATGATAGATAAAAGTATAAAGATAAAAGGATTAGATGGTAAAATGCCGGTGCTCTATACTACAGATGGCGATAGGATGTTTTATATTGGAGCAAGTATGTCTCCTGCTGATTCTATGGTTTTTGAAAATTTGTATATGAGCGGATTCGTAAATCATGATGCTTCTCAAGGTCAAATTCGAGGCGTTTTTGATATGGAAGGTGAAGCATGTCATATCGGATCGGTGAAATTTCAAGGGTGTAAGCTTTACGATATGGGACGCCAAATTATGCGCCTGAGGGGCGGTGCTGATCAAACTGTAGGTGCCTTTGTGTTGGATGATTGTATCATTCATAATCTGGGTAAATCAAGTGGTAGCTATGGTGTCTTATGTGGAACGGGTACCAATACAAATGTTACGCATGTTCAAATAAGTAATTCTACCATAGATAGTTTAGCCTGTCATTTTATTAGGTATGATAAACCAACAGCTTGCGAAAGTATTATTGTTGAAAATTGTACTTTTAATAAAGCTCCTTATAAATCAGGTAGATATTTTATGGATATCAGAGATGCCGTGATAAGCAATGGTGTGGAAATCAATAACTGTATTCTTGGTAATACTTCGTATGGTGATGAAGCTTCAATTTACGGTGTCAGAAAGTCGGATGACATAGTATTATCTGTTAATGATTCTTATGTATGCACTGATTTTGTAAATTCATCTTACTCAATTGTTGATATGTGTAATTCGTTAGGGATGAGTTCTATGGATTTGTGGAGTGATCCGGATAATGGTGATTTTAGTTTTGTGACGGATATTGTTGCAGCTGGTGATCCTCGTTGGAGATAG
- a CDS encoding RagB/SusD family nutrient uptake outer membrane protein → MKKITYILILFFAMIMSSCEEDYLDAPTQSTMDESLIFSKHELAKGAIDGIKEVIGQTNSYRGRFLTHYGSNTDIEWNNSTSSNARGDLSRYINSPTNTDMNRSNVYWAMLYTGIERANICIRGLRNYGNPEPGTEMGQLLGEAITLRAIYYADLLKAHGDIVARFEPITSETIYLPKSNRDVIYKQLIADLEEAASLVAWPNETEATSTTEMVNKAFVKAFRARLCLMASGFSQRGNSIRRSTDPELAPEVLYPIALQECKDVIESNTVALESSFETLWRKNCEEVITAGGESLWEIPYSEGRGRHLFTYGVKHQIADQYTGQPRGGTFGPLPHVYYDFDAKDTRRDVTCVPYLWSKSNPAIQELDGVEIWYFGKWRYEWMTRYVTSTNDDGVNKIYMRYAEVLLMAAEIENELNGPTAAAPYLKEIRKRAFLPTDWSEKVDAYVDVLATKEAMFEAIVKEHGFELCGEMERKQALIRWNMLKSKMDEAKQKMDELRNLVGDYFDVPSTIYYGYLSDGETLDIYGLERGESDDKSADYDYQTTWISASKIDDEKINSIYTNNPDENQFWPIWQEFIDNSNGMLNNDPIE, encoded by the coding sequence ATGAAGAAGATAACATATATATTAATATTATTTTTCGCAATGATCATGTCATCATGCGAAGAAGACTACTTGGATGCGCCTACACAGTCTACGATGGATGAGTCTTTGATATTCTCAAAACATGAGTTGGCTAAGGGTGCGATTGATGGAATAAAAGAGGTAATAGGACAGACCAACTCATATAGAGGCCGTTTCTTAACTCATTATGGTTCTAATACCGATATTGAGTGGAATAACTCAACAAGTTCTAATGCCCGGGGAGATTTATCCAGATATATTAATTCTCCTACCAATACAGATATGAATAGGAGTAATGTGTATTGGGCTATGTTATATACTGGCATTGAACGTGCTAATATCTGTATTCGAGGTCTACGGAATTATGGTAATCCTGAACCTGGGACTGAGATGGGGCAGCTTTTAGGAGAGGCCATTACTTTACGAGCCATTTATTATGCCGACTTATTAAAAGCTCATGGCGATATTGTGGCTCGCTTTGAACCGATTACTTCTGAAACAATCTACTTACCCAAGAGTAATAGGGATGTTATTTATAAGCAGCTTATTGCTGACTTAGAAGAAGCGGCAAGCTTAGTGGCATGGCCCAATGAAACAGAAGCAACTTCGACTACTGAAATGGTGAACAAAGCCTTTGTGAAGGCCTTTAGAGCGCGCCTATGCCTGATGGCTTCAGGTTTTTCACAAAGGGGTAATAGTATTCGCAGAAGTACGGATCCAGAACTTGCACCAGAGGTTCTTTATCCTATTGCATTGCAGGAATGTAAAGATGTTATTGAAAGTAATACTGTTGCGCTGGAAAGTAGTTTTGAAACTTTATGGAGAAAGAACTGTGAAGAAGTCATTACTGCTGGTGGTGAGTCTTTATGGGAAATTCCTTATTCCGAAGGCCGGGGGCGTCATCTGTTTACTTATGGAGTTAAGCACCAAATAGCAGATCAATATACAGGCCAGCCACGTGGAGGAACATTTGGCCCTCTTCCTCATGTATATTATGATTTTGATGCAAAGGATACTCGTAGGGATGTAACCTGTGTGCCTTATCTGTGGAGTAAGTCTAATCCTGCAATCCAGGAGCTGGATGGGGTTGAAATATGGTATTTTGGAAAATGGCGCTATGAGTGGATGACAAGGTATGTAACATCGACTAATGATGATGGTGTAAATAAAATTTATATGCGCTATGCCGAGGTATTGTTAATGGCTGCTGAAATTGAAAATGAACTAAATGGGCCAACTGCTGCTGCTCCTTACTTGAAAGAAATTCGAAAAAGAGCATTTTTGCCAACTGATTGGTCTGAAAAAGTGGATGCTTATGTGGATGTGTTGGCTACTAAAGAAGCTATGTTTGAGGCTATTGTGAAAGAGCATGGCTTTGAATTGTGTGGTGAAATGGAAAGAAAACAGGCTTTGATTCGTTGGAATATGCTGAAATCTAAAATGGATGAAGCCAAACAAAAAATGGATGAGCTACGCAACTTGGTGGGTGATTATTTTGATGTGCCGTCTACGATATATTATGGTTATCTGTCTGATGGTGAAACCCTCGATATATATGGTCTGGAAAGAGGAGAGAGTGACGATAAGTCAGCTGATTACGACTATCAGACAACTTGGATCAGTGCTTCCAAAATAGATGATGAAAAAATAAATTCTATCTATACCAATAACCCGGATGAAAACCAGTTCTGGCCTATTTGGCAAGAGTTTATTGATAACAGTAACGGAATGTTGAATAACGATCCTATTGAATAG
- a CDS encoding glycoside hydrolase family 88/105 protein, with protein sequence MMNYIIYISCLVFMLGCQQPNSKKTDAHRMAEEKWSVRMADAVMCEYDSLVYYLNPRKVKWEYDYAFLGGAIDKLGNIDEKYSHYMEAYIDYFVRDDGSIATYKQQIYNIDRINPGKNLITLYKRTGKEKYKKAIEQLVKQMEEQPKTKSGGYWHKKVYPYQMWLDGIYMASPFLAQYAKEFNKPAWFDKVTFQIQLIYAKTKDESSGLLYHAWDESREQKWSNPDTGCSPHFWSRAMGWYVMAIVDVLDFLPENHEDRAKLVRILQETCDAIVKVRDGETGLWYQVLDQANREGNYLEGSGSAMFTYVFAKGANKGYLKPAFLALANESFNGMVEHLIANTPQGTIEMRDICGGCGLGGDPYRDGSFEYYITEKKVINDTKGVAPFILAAIELDR encoded by the coding sequence ATGATGAATTATATAATCTACATATCGTGCTTGGTATTTATGTTAGGATGCCAACAACCTAATTCAAAAAAAACAGATGCGCATCGTATGGCTGAAGAAAAATGGTCCGTAAGGATGGCGGATGCCGTGATGTGTGAATATGATAGTTTGGTTTATTATTTAAATCCGCGTAAAGTGAAGTGGGAGTATGACTACGCATTTCTTGGGGGAGCTATTGATAAATTGGGTAATATAGATGAAAAGTACTCTCATTATATGGAAGCGTACATAGATTATTTTGTAAGGGATGATGGTTCTATTGCTACATATAAGCAGCAGATTTACAATATAGACAGGATCAATCCCGGCAAGAACTTGATAACTCTTTATAAAAGGACTGGTAAAGAAAAGTATAAAAAGGCCATTGAGCAGTTGGTGAAGCAAATGGAAGAACAGCCTAAAACAAAAAGTGGGGGCTACTGGCATAAAAAGGTATATCCTTATCAAATGTGGTTAGATGGAATATATATGGCATCTCCTTTTTTAGCTCAATATGCCAAGGAATTTAATAAGCCTGCATGGTTTGATAAGGTTACTTTTCAAATTCAACTGATATATGCTAAAACAAAAGATGAATCATCGGGATTGCTTTATCATGCCTGGGATGAGAGCAGAGAACAGAAATGGAGTAATCCTGATACCGGTTGCTCACCGCACTTTTGGAGTAGAGCCATGGGGTGGTATGTCATGGCAATTGTGGATGTGTTGGATTTTTTGCCTGAGAACCATGAGGATAGAGCTAAGCTCGTGCGTATTCTTCAAGAAACATGTGATGCCATTGTTAAGGTGAGGGATGGAGAAACGGGTCTTTGGTACCAGGTCTTAGATCAGGCGAATAGAGAAGGTAATTATCTCGAAGGCTCCGGATCAGCAATGTTTACTTATGTTTTTGCCAAAGGAGCCAATAAAGGGTATCTGAAACCTGCGTTTTTAGCACTTGCGAATGAATCATTTAATGGTATGGTGGAGCATCTAATAGCTAATACTCCTCAGGGTACCATCGAAATGAGAGATATATGTGGGGGATGTGGATTGGGCGGAGATCCATATCGTGATGGTTCGTTTGAATATTATATCACCGAAAAAAAAGTTATCAATGATACAAAAGGTGTAGCGCCATTTATTCTGGCTGCCATTGAGTTAGATAGATAG